The DNA region CTTCCCTACAGAATCATAGACAACATCAACCCCATTGTCAGATGTTATTTCTGTCACtcgagcaacaaaatcctctTTCGTGTAGACTATGACATGGTGACACCCATCATCCTTGGCCTGAGCTGTCTTCTCTTTAGTTGATACAGTTCCAATGACAGTTGCACCAAGCGCATTAGCCCACTGGCATAAAAGGGATCCAACTCCACCAGCTGCTGCGTGAACAAGGACTGTGTGTCCTGGTTTGACCTGTATAATTAACAGCACAAAATTCAGCTCGAACATTAAAAGCAGCAGCATTCAAATTTATAAACAATTTCTAACATTGAATCAACCGTGTTTAGATAATGAAATTACAAGTTCAGGAAGCATTTGGTTACAACTTGACCACCAATATTTGTCAGTTGATTGTATTTTTTTGACACATTAATCACATAGTTAACAATACATAAAATTGTACAATAAAACAACCTTGAAAGACTGACGTAGTAGAACCTGAGCTGTCATACCCTTAAGCAATACCGATGCTGCAACAATAGGATCAATTGAAGGGGGAACCGGCACCACTTTGTTTTCAGGAAGGATCTGCTCTTCCGCATATGACCCCATCGGAGTGCCAACATAGGCCACCAGATCTCCAACTCGCCTGTCTGTTACTCCAGGTCCTACGGCTGTCACAACTCCACAAGCTTCCATACCTGAAATGAAAATTGATTTGTAGTGACGTTGAGTTTCTCGACCATTTCTCTTAAGGATTAGTCAGTTCTATTTCAAACAGCAGGAATGGCTAATCTGGTTTCATGCCCGGCATTCTTTTAGGTTTGCTAAATCATTCTTGATCATATCTGAAAACTGTAATCTCACGCGAAATGTTTACTCAAGAAACTGTTAAGAAAAAACTAAACTTAGAAATTATGCCTTCAAAGAGTGGACAAGATGTCAATCCTTCCTACATTTCGGAACttggaaatgaagcaaaacctGGGGAGAAGGGCATTGTATCAGCCTTATAATAAAGTCCTTTGCGGAAGTATACATCGATGAAATTAACCCCTATCGCCTTCTTCTTCACACGAACCTCCCCCTCCTTCGGCTCTCCTATTTCCACTTCTTCCCATTTCAAGACCTAGCAGCATTACATCACAAAATTAAGTGAAATGGGGATAAAAGCATTAGAAATTTGGATAATGACATGTAGCTGAACCAGATAGCAGATGAAAGAAAAATTACGAGCAAAGGAAACTTCTTTCAAGGAAAACAAACTGAAGTAAAACTCCAAAACAAACGGGTTTTGAATAATATGTTTCAAAGGTTGTGTATGAACACACTTgatgttgtgctaggatagcaccaaaccttttagaaccaactcaagctaaccaacaggaaatttatcaaataaaaatgcaagaacaaaatattaaagacaccaagattttaacgaggttcctcaacagtcagtgtaactggagtacgtcctcggagcagtaggagctcacccaataatccactatcaaccaaatgggagtttacaaagtgttggcaatctcacaacccaaataacccaatacactcaataactctcacacaccacagaaacaaatagagaaagaaatataatgaataatttcttctctatacatgtagctcaaagctattacaacaataacTATGATGAATGATTGCTAACAAAAAAGAAGAgcacattcttcttcttttcaacaAAGGGTTGCTGCACCCTTTCTATTTTCTGATGCTCTGCAGCTTGCACTCCTTTTCTCTGcagctctcttctctcttctctcttatGCTCTAATCTGAAAATTGagctctcattttcttctcttctaccgaaacaaaacaatgaattattaTTCAAAACAAGCCATCACTTTCGGCtaataaaaaaccacaaaagaagaaaaacatcatcatgatgcctcctcatcatgatgtctttataattttataaccaaaagtttttttcttttcctttttttaatagCCGAAAGTTGTTTGTTTGGccataattcaacaatctccaccttggccaaattccgaaaacaccatgataagccaaccaacacaatcaacacaaaaatcactcccaaacactagcaaaagaacaactcatgccgagccaaatgctccaaaaactcctactgctcaacgccttctttatataggcataatgtgagccaagttcaaacagtgaacaaacttggctacaccaacaaccttagtcaacatatcagcggggttatctttagttggaatcttctggagaatgatttccccttcaccaacaatttcacgaacaaagtgataacgcacatctatatgcttggtcctcgcatgatgaacctgatacttagccaaataaatggcactctgactatcacaatgtacctccacctgcttctgatcaacccccaaatccctaatcagcccatgtatccaaatgacctcctttatagcttcagcaactgccatatattcagcctctgtagtagacaaggcaacagacgactgcaaaatggacctccaacaaactggtcctttagccatagtaaacacatagcctgtagtagacttccttccatccagatcacctgcataatctgaatcaacataaccaactgcaaaatgaccaataccagagtcatctctctcaaagcataaaccaacatctcgagtaccatggagatacctcaatatccacttagctgcttgccaatgctctttacctggattatgcatatatcgactcaccatgccaactgcatgagcaatatccggtctagagcataccattgcatacatcaaactaccaaccaaatttgcatatggtatatttttcattttcagcttctctttatcatttttaggacactgtagagaactcaatttaaaatgaggagccaaaggggtactaaccggtttggttgaatcatgaactccaaacttccgaatcaacttctcaaggtattgtctttgattcaaactgacgaAACCCTTtgctctatctctagtgatctccatgccaatgATCTTTtttgcttcaccaagatccttcatctcaaactcattcttcatttgtttcttcaatttctcaatctcttcaacattctttgaggcaatcaacatatcatcaacatatatcaacaaataaatgaaagacccatcttgcaacttcttgaagtacacacaatgatcatattgacttctagaataattttggcctctcataaatttatcaaacctcaaatatcattgccttggagattgcttcaagccataaagtgatttcttcaatttgcaaaacaaattttccttccctttcactatatacccatccggttgacacatataaatctcttcattcaaatcaccatgtaggaaagccgtcttcacatcaagttgcacaagctcaagatcatattgtgcaacaagagctaacataatacgaattgaggagtgcttcacaactggagaaaatatttcattgtagtcaatgccctccttctgtgcataccctttagcaactaatcttgctttaaatctcacattgcttttctcatcagcatcttccttcttggcatacacccatttgcaaccgatagctttcttgcccttaggcaatttagctaactcccaagtcttgttcttcaagagagaattcatctcatcacccatggcattgcaccacctctcattttcttcactctcaatagcttcctcaaaattggatggaatctcatcagtgataataggaaaagcaaaagaaacatagtcactataccgagctggcttggtaatttgtctctttcctctgttcttggcaatagactcttgaggtgaaacttcctcttcaacttgaatagaatcttcaagttcaacttcttcaacatcctcatggtctccaacttcttcacttgtagtggcttcgacatcagcggaaataggatttgaagtattagaggcaactttctcaagctccacttgttggacatctttcacattcttctcagagtctttaaacatactttcttcatcaaatgtcacatctctgctgattacaagttttttcatctccgggcaccacaacctgtaacctttgacaccactactaaaaccaagaaagatagcatttttggctctaggatcaagtttattttcagtcacatgaaaataagcaggtgaaccaaaaatacggatatagtcataatcagaagaagattttccagtccatacctccattggtgtcttaccctgaatagcagctgagggtaaccggttgatgatgtgacatgcataagtaactgcctctgcccaaaacgacttgcttaaacccgactgagacaacatacatctaaccttctcaagcaaggttcgattcaatctttctgcaactccattttgttgtggagttccccgaacactgaaatgtctcacaattccttcctctttgcaaactttaaagaaaggatcggatgtgtattcaccaccattatccgatctcaaaatcttaatctttcttccagtttggttctcaaccattttcttccaacccaagaaaatgtttaacacctcactcttgtgcttcatagtgtagacccaagaccttcttgaataatcatcaacaaaggtcacgaaccaatgtctaccactcaaagagggagtctttgtaggaccccaaacatccgaatgcacataatcaagaatgcccttcgtctgatgtacagcagtaccaaacttcactctagtttgcttccccaagacacaatgctcgcagaaatcaagcttacaagtcgtggcaccttttagaagaccttgtttcacaagcccttgtagagctctCTCACcagcatggcctaatctcatatgccacagtctagtagtatctgaatcagatgtgcccatattttcagaaactacagatgcttcatctgtcacagtgcttccctgcaataaatacaaatggccacatcgaggagctttcatcacaacaagtgcaccataagtaactttcaatgtctgtccatctgaatgaaacctgaagcccttggattccaaagtacccaaagaaataagatttttcttcaaattcggtacataccgaacacctgtcaactctttaaccatgccatcatgcaacttcaaacgaactgtaccaatcccttttgttgtgcaaggattgtcatctcccatgaacacaacaccaccatcaaactctttcaagcttgaaaaccaatccttgtgaggagtcatatgatgagtacaacccgtatccaacacccacttagtagcacaatcaaatgatgaggaagtggttaaagcaaaatcagaaaaatctgttcaacctcagcaacattagcttcagaactttctttgcctttggtcttcaatttaggacaaactttcttccaatggcccttattatgacaaaaggcacattcatccttttccaaaggtttt from Malus domestica chromosome 01, GDT2T_hap1 includes:
- the LOC114824999 gene encoding uncharacterized protein isoform X2, which translates into the protein MPFSPGMEACGVVTAVGPGVTDRRVGDLVAYVGTPMGSYAEEQILPENKVVPVPPSIDPIVAASVLLKGMTAQVLLRQSFKVKPGHTVLVHAAAGGVGSLLCQWANALGATVIGTVSTKEKTAQAKDDGCHHVIVYTKEDFVARVTEITSDNGVDVVYDSVGKDTFQGSLACLKTRGYMVSFGQASGAIDPVPLSALAANSLFLTRPALFQYTAARDKLLEVAGEVFANVASGVLRVRVNHKYPLSHAAQAHADLENRKTSGSAVLIP
- the LOC114824999 gene encoding uncharacterized protein isoform X1, giving the protein MVKAIRVHELGGPQVLKWEEVEIGEPKEGEVRVKKKAIGVNFIDVYFRKGLYYKADTMPFSPGMEACGVVTAVGPGVTDRRVGDLVAYVGTPMGSYAEEQILPENKVVPVPPSIDPIVAASVLLKGMTAQVLLRQSFKVKPGHTVLVHAAAGGVGSLLCQWANALGATVIGTVSTKEKTAQAKDDGCHHVIVYTKEDFVARVTEITSDNGVDVVYDSVGKDTFQGSLACLKTRGYMVSFGQASGAIDPVPLSALAANSLFLTRPALFQYTAARDKLLEVAGEVFANVASGVLRVRVNHKYPLSHAAQAHADLENRKTSGSAVLIP